The Phycisphaerae bacterium genome segment GGTCCTCCAGGCGAGCATCGGCATCGCGAGACTCGCGGGGCATCGAGCAGTGCGCAAAACCTGAGTTTCAGGCAACTTGAGGCAGGTTGGCGTCATGAACGTTGTGCTGGTAATGTTCAAAGACGACGGCTCGAGCAAAGAGTTCCCCCTCTCGCCGGGCAAGACTCTTGTGGGACGCAGCGAGGAATGCGACCTGCGAATCCCCCTTCCGGAAATCTCGCGAAAACATTCGGTTTTGATGGTAACCGGCAACACGGTGGCTGTCCGCGACCTCGGCAGCGCCAACGGCACCTACGTCAACAATAAGCGGATCAGCGAACAGGAACTCGCCGCAGGCGACCACTTGGTCATTGGCCCCGTCGTCTTCACCGTAAAGGTGAACGGCGAACCCAAGAACATCAAACCCGTTCACACCCGTCTCGAAACACGAAGACCTGCGACCGCCAAGCAACCCGCTACCCCTAAACCAGCCACTGCCGGGGCGACCGCAAAGGGCGAAGAAGACCCCATCAGTGCCTTGGAAGCCTTGGCGGGCACGGACGACACCGCCGAGATGGATCTTGACGGATCCTCCATCTTCGGTGACGAGTAACGCCCGTACATCCCACATCACTTCGCCCCTGTCCAAGCCCGCAAAACACGGGACCTGGGATTCCGCACCCCCACGGTATATCAATGCCTCTCCCCGCTGTTCCCCTGTGGACAGCAACAGACCGGTCTTCGACGTTAATTGCTTGCCATAATACGACTTACGTTCTCAAGGCAGTCCCAGAAATGACCTCGACCTGCGCGTCGCGGACGGCAGGGTCCAGACGTGGCGCGGTGGTTGAACCAGATAAGATCCGCGCTCGCAGACCTTCTCCCCGGACGATTCACAACCGTGTCCGTCTTGCACAGCCTTGGGGTGAGGCCGGGACGGATGGACGCGACCCTCTCGGGCATGCGTCTGCCTCTTGGTCTGCACACACCTGAACAAACCTCCAGGAGTCGTTCAAGAGCCCGTCGCGTAAGCTCCAGATCCTGTGACAGCCGGCCACCCAACCTTCACAGACCCGATAGAGCCCAGGTTTCAAATGCCTT includes the following:
- a CDS encoding FHA domain-containing protein — its product is MNVVLVMFKDDGSSKEFPLSPGKTLVGRSEECDLRIPLPEISRKHSVLMVTGNTVAVRDLGSANGTYVNNKRISEQELAAGDHLVIGPVVFTVKVNGEPKNIKPVHTRLETRRPATAKQPATPKPATAGATAKGEEDPISALEALAGTDDTAEMDLDGSSIFGDE